A window of the Paenibacillus woosongensis genome harbors these coding sequences:
- a CDS encoding MFS transporter has protein sequence MLSHFSRLNADIKVILFGILLTNIGNYMLNPFLALYLNTFKGLDASQIGVVLMCSIISMQGLSFLGGIISDFVGTKKLLILGLAIRIVGYVVYLASDRLVLFIISAVLVGIGAAIYAPATKVIIYKSSGELRKEVFALRSTLTNIGASIGPILGGFLYKASFYFVFLSTIGVFIIYLCMVLIFVRDITITEEENKNDQMPLWTFKTVLKDRKFLLMTMNGIGFWFLYNQFSLTVPLYVKDVGGTSDYIGFMFTFNGLLVVILQYYLIKKTGNLLTESTILLIGTLFMSFAFLCLTAFPGIVILLLFTFLFTLSEMLVVPTIDTITGDLATERTAGSYYGFALLGAGIGGALGNLIGGATYNWLNKQNELWIFWLILATFALLISVLYKLFLSKKQLQTIVIKEDR, from the coding sequence GTGCTAAGCCATTTCTCGCGCCTAAACGCAGATATCAAAGTTATTTTGTTTGGTATTTTGCTCACTAATATTGGAAATTATATGCTCAACCCATTTCTGGCCTTATATTTAAATACGTTTAAAGGTTTAGATGCTTCACAAATTGGCGTTGTTTTGATGTGTTCCATTATTTCAATGCAGGGATTATCTTTTTTGGGAGGCATAATAAGCGATTTTGTAGGTACAAAAAAATTACTGATTCTCGGGTTAGCTATTCGGATAGTTGGCTATGTTGTCTATCTAGCTTCAGATCGTTTGGTGCTATTTATAATATCGGCGGTATTGGTTGGTATAGGAGCGGCTATTTATGCGCCTGCCACGAAGGTAATCATCTATAAGAGTTCAGGAGAGCTAAGAAAAGAAGTCTTTGCACTAAGAAGTACTCTGACAAACATTGGAGCATCCATTGGTCCTATTTTGGGAGGCTTCCTTTATAAAGCTTCGTTCTATTTCGTATTTTTATCTACTATTGGCGTATTTATCATATATCTTTGTATGGTTCTTATTTTCGTTCGAGATATCACCATCACGGAAGAAGAGAATAAAAATGATCAGATGCCATTATGGACATTTAAAACTGTATTAAAAGATCGTAAGTTTCTGCTAATGACCATGAACGGTATTGGATTTTGGTTTTTGTATAATCAGTTTTCTTTGACAGTTCCATTGTATGTGAAAGATGTAGGAGGTACCAGTGACTACATTGGGTTTATGTTTACATTCAATGGATTGCTTGTCGTTATCCTTCAGTATTATTTAATTAAAAAAACAGGTAATTTGTTAACAGAATCTACTATATTGTTGATCGGTACGCTCTTTATGTCGTTTGCTTTTTTATGTCTCACAGCATTTCCAGGAATAGTTATTTTACTTTTATTCACGTTTTTATTCACTTTAAGTGAAATGTTGGTAGTACCTACGATTGATACTATTACTGGAGATTTGGCTACAGAAAGAACAGCAGGCAGTTATTATGGGTTCGCGCTATTAGGAGCTGGTATCGGCGGAGCACTTGGCAATTTAATAGGTGGCGCAACTTATAATTGGTTAAATAAGCAAAATGAATTATGGATTTTTTGGTTAATATTAGCTACATTTGCGTTGCTTATCTCTGTATTGTATAAGCTTTTCCTATCAAAAAAACAATTACAAACAATAGTTATCAAGGAGGACAGATAA
- a CDS encoding ATP-grasp domain-containing protein, with protein sequence MRTKVLMVGLNKAFLHSLECADNRYEVFILEEQDLYEANPQAYKSKILQEVRFGEYQQSEQVVDQVFQWFQEIGFDVIVPGMEYAVQGTYKAAARLGLRTPGAKAIAAFTNKYRLRQACREIGVPQPEFAKVSSEVDVARFYHDRPIIIKPVNRRASVGVIKIEKSEDIESAWNESINASEKNRLVQRSLFWEYIVEDYLEGVEYSVESLVLDGQVIFNNITLKETVGGRYFAETGHILPAPLDFEKKSSLLEANERLLSGLEVSFGLFHSEWKMTTGGPMLIECAARAPGDKIPELIHEVYHFNLYEAFLQVLMGRHPNVASLCDGYAGIRYFRPNPGRLIDLKGVDILKSDESIISYQINVSLGEIITNFNSSWDRVGYFMIKSNQMIDLQEKLDQIESNIIFHVGE encoded by the coding sequence GTGAGGACAAAAGTATTGATGGTAGGGTTAAATAAAGCCTTTTTGCACTCATTGGAGTGTGCGGATAACCGCTATGAGGTATTTATTTTGGAAGAACAGGACCTATATGAGGCCAATCCACAAGCATATAAGAGTAAAATTTTGCAAGAGGTCAGATTCGGAGAATACCAGCAGAGTGAGCAAGTTGTAGATCAAGTTTTCCAATGGTTTCAGGAAATTGGTTTTGATGTGATCGTACCGGGTATGGAATATGCAGTTCAAGGAACTTACAAAGCAGCAGCTCGATTGGGATTGCGTACTCCTGGTGCAAAAGCAATCGCAGCTTTTACGAATAAATATAGACTTCGTCAGGCCTGTAGAGAGATCGGGGTTCCTCAGCCGGAGTTTGCTAAAGTAAGTAGTGAAGTTGATGTCGCACGTTTTTATCACGATCGACCTATCATTATTAAGCCTGTAAATCGCAGAGCATCTGTCGGGGTAATCAAGATTGAAAAAAGTGAAGATATAGAAAGTGCATGGAACGAATCTATTAATGCGTCAGAAAAAAATAGGCTAGTACAACGAAGCCTCTTTTGGGAGTACATTGTTGAAGATTATTTGGAGGGGGTAGAGTACTCAGTAGAATCACTCGTGTTGGATGGTCAGGTCATTTTCAATAATATTACATTGAAAGAGACGGTTGGAGGAAGGTATTTTGCAGAAACTGGACATATATTGCCGGCTCCTCTAGATTTTGAAAAAAAATCAAGTCTGTTGGAGGCTAATGAAAGGCTGCTCTCAGGACTTGAGGTTTCATTCGGGTTATTCCACTCTGAATGGAAGATGACTACCGGAGGTCCGATGCTGATAGAATGCGCTGCAAGGGCACCAGGTGACAAAATTCCTGAACTGATACATGAGGTATATCATTTTAATTTATATGAAGCTTTTTTACAAGTGCTTATGGGGAGACATCCTAATGTTGCTTCTTTATGCGACGGATATGCCGGAATTCGATATTTTAGACCGAATCCGGGAAGATTAATCGACCTCAAAGGAGTAGATATATTAAAAAGTGATGAAAGTATAATTAGTTACCAAATCAATGTATCTTTAGGGGAGATCATTACTAATTTCAATTCTTCCTGGGATCGAGTCGGTTATTTTATGATCAAGAGTAATCAAATGATTGACCTACAGGAGAAACTGGATCAAATTGAGTCAAACATTATATTTCATGTAGGTGAGTGA
- a CDS encoding 2,3-diaminopropionate biosynthesis protein SbnB — translation MLYLNEKDIIQLGIDWSEIINVIENTVYCLNNNEYVQPVKPYLRYRNPKNRIIAMPAFVGGGIETAGIKWIASFPDNIKVGLPRAHSVVILNDSYTGQMIGLINGALLSVIRTAGVSGLIMRYFDDARSLKKINIGIIGWGPIGRYHLKVCENLFSERIENVFLYDIRSVIKMSEVEFFDKARVHIVEKWEEAYDKSDIFITCTVSEAPYINKPPKQGALLLNVSLRDYCTSMFRYVKDSIIVDDWEEVCREKTDIEMMHKEKGLRKEDTRSILDIVCREAFRDIAIDQPVMFNPMGMAVFDIAVGTFYLQTAQKYGNGKKLD, via the coding sequence ATGCTATATTTAAATGAAAAGGATATCATCCAACTGGGTATCGATTGGTCAGAGATTATAAATGTGATAGAAAATACAGTCTATTGTTTGAACAATAATGAATACGTGCAACCGGTAAAGCCTTACTTAAGGTATAGGAATCCTAAAAATAGAATCATCGCTATGCCTGCCTTTGTAGGAGGGGGGATAGAAACTGCAGGGATAAAGTGGATAGCGAGTTTTCCAGATAACATTAAGGTGGGACTGCCAAGAGCGCATAGCGTCGTTATATTAAATGATTCTTATACTGGTCAAATGATTGGCTTAATAAATGGTGCTTTGCTTAGTGTGATTAGAACTGCGGGAGTGAGTGGATTAATCATGAGATATTTTGATGATGCCCGCTCGCTCAAGAAAATAAATATTGGAATCATTGGATGGGGACCTATCGGTCGGTATCATTTAAAAGTATGTGAAAATTTGTTTAGTGAACGAATCGAAAATGTTTTTTTATATGATATAAGATCGGTGATCAAGATGAGCGAAGTAGAGTTCTTTGACAAGGCGAGGGTTCATATCGTTGAGAAGTGGGAAGAGGCATATGACAAAAGTGACATTTTCATCACTTGTACCGTCTCTGAGGCGCCATACATAAATAAACCACCTAAGCAGGGGGCGCTGCTCTTGAATGTGTCTTTGAGGGATTACTGTACCTCAATGTTTAGATATGTCAAGGATTCAATCATTGTTGACGATTGGGAAGAGGTTTGCCGGGAAAAAACCGATATCGAAATGATGCACAAAGAAAAAGGGCTTCGTAAGGAAGATACCCGCTCCATACTAGATATTGTTTGCCGTGAGGCTTTTAGGGACATAGCCATTGATCAACCCGTGATGTTTAATCCGATGGGAATGGCTGTATTTGATATTGCAGTTGGAACGTTTTATCTTCAGACTGCACAAAAATATGGAAATGGTAAAAAGCTTGATTAA
- the sbnA gene encoding 2,3-diaminopropionate biosynthesis protein SbnA, with protein sequence MVYERIIEKVGETPVIQINSNKLSNIDLFAKLEFYNPTGSVKDRASNYLINKLLEMNIINKDTTIIESSSGNFGISLSTYCKHYGLKFYCVIDPLISPINEMIIQSLCTAVIKVQEPDSSGGYLLKRIEKVKELVEKIPNSYWVNQYGNLYNAEAYFYTLGNEIVQEISDIDYLFMGVSSGGTITGVSRKIKEVNPSAKIIAVDIIGSVIFGGNPQKRHIPGIGSSMVPDILTHAVIDDVVMVDELTTINMCHYLLQEHSVFVGGSSGSVLGAVMKYFAGRNFEKKPKVVVVFPDRGDRYASTIYNEEWVHDLKKYFDRVQI encoded by the coding sequence ATGGTCTACGAGCGAATTATTGAGAAGGTTGGCGAAACGCCTGTTATTCAGATTAATTCAAATAAATTAAGCAATATTGATCTCTTTGCTAAACTAGAGTTTTACAACCCAACTGGTAGCGTTAAGGATCGAGCTTCAAATTACCTTATTAATAAGTTATTAGAAATGAACATAATAAATAAGGACACCACGATTATCGAATCTTCTTCAGGCAACTTCGGTATCTCTCTATCAACATATTGCAAGCATTATGGACTAAAGTTCTATTGCGTGATAGATCCCCTCATCTCTCCAATTAATGAAATGATTATTCAAAGTTTATGTACAGCGGTGATCAAGGTTCAGGAACCTGATAGTTCCGGTGGCTATTTGCTTAAGCGAATTGAAAAAGTAAAGGAATTGGTTGAGAAGATTCCTAACTCATATTGGGTAAATCAATATGGAAATTTATATAACGCGGAAGCGTACTTTTATACTTTAGGCAATGAAATTGTTCAAGAAATTTCGGATATTGATTATCTTTTTATGGGAGTCAGCTCCGGAGGGACGATTACAGGAGTCTCGCGGAAAATTAAGGAGGTAAATCCGTCAGCGAAGATTATTGCAGTCGATATTATAGGGTCGGTTATTTTTGGTGGAAATCCCCAGAAAAGACACATTCCAGGTATTGGTTCTAGTATGGTCCCTGACATTTTAACCCATGCGGTCATCGACGATGTCGTTATGGTAGACGAGTTGACGACAATTAATATGTGTCATTATCTTTTACAAGAACATTCGGTTTTTGTTGGAGGTTCATCCGGATCCGTATTGGGGGCTGTGATGAAATACTTTGCTGGTAGAAACTTTGAAAAGAAACCTAAAGTGGTTGTTGTGTTTCCGGACCGTGGAGACAGATACGCTAGCACGATTTATAACGAGGAATGGGTTCATGACTTAAAAAAATACTTTGATAGAGTCCAAATATAA
- a CDS encoding ATP-binding protein, producing MVTALGVEACRQGQSVQFYRVSDLVAVLQEKFAASILTRFREKLSKLDLLILDELCYVPFSQTGAPNKRLPQNKLSGQRTGHDIY from the coding sequence ATGGTCACCGCCTTGGGAGTCGAGGCATGCAGACAAGGACAGTCGGTACAATTTTACCGCGTCTCGGATTTGGTGGCGGTGTTACAGGAGAAATTCGCAGCGAGCATACTGACCCGCTTTCGAGAAAAGCTAAGTAAGCTAGACTTACTCATTCTCGACGAGCTTTGTTATGTCCCTTTTAGCCAGACAGGAGCCCCTAATAAAAGGTTGCCCCAAAACAAGTTATCGGGACAAAGGACGGGCCATGATATTTATTAA
- a CDS encoding FtsX-like permease family protein: protein MVILMLAWKMLVAKKSRMLYMLIGVMLGTVLLTSVVLLSQMLHASIKKQQFDQFGYTDIMVGYRTAEQGLTPEQMDQITSSTMVQGFAQILAAPKIPGLSPDFYVVGVDNSEIARSTYKFTQALEPYEIVLTERLAERWDVELHGKTSIPSIPSSQPWVVKEIIPDLYGPDGPLPDYAIFHLQSLQEIAGSDVKVNLLLIDLVKDHDKQRFSRFVKDNLDPIPDVDIVGNHEEGEKLNSFLVIGYALGIMVLFASGFMMLSSFYITVQQRKKELALLRMIGGSPSQLKLMVCIEGLAIAIIGSFLGSLMGVLLTKLTINWMAWYLAIPLFSVSISYKYVAVTAISIALFVFLTSLIPAHKASKVLPMEFLNEILDENLRPRNTQKWIAVGLLVISLLCAGIGRWGDQESSLHVLFYVVGGLMISSSLYMLTPFWISPVLRILSPLLERVAGIESKIAVQNLIFQRAQSTLAVIIIGLSMTLTIPIVTIYTWIGDNMLKQIESNYISDILVSSNKSMRSTVPLEIQEDLQRIPGVKTAIAVSVNRTLILDNYDFSKSNQRWLNLKSSPSPFFKDEHNKPVLKREVANYKLVHIHSLVKELDLQLPQEIESQNAVMITARYAEMLGVRKGDTLEFSIVPLVYKEPYRQMKVTIAAVLDQLYANEDSLLLLDWNNSALTGLDQPNVHSVMLYVDPTQKTLVDQHIKMLQTNKYDEINWSDKSTQLQELSKQMSERILILGATFVLLLIMGLSGMANHLSAILLTKRREMSILCMISATHGQIRKIVIVQCGLFGMIGIVIGVITGWLITFYFSQIDHGYIFNAIREQIYIVICVVVFTFILSFLLGSKEARMVSESKKSNIQMD, encoded by the coding sequence ATGGTTATTCTGATGCTAGCCTGGAAGATGCTTGTTGCGAAAAAGAGCAGGATGCTCTATATGCTCATCGGCGTAATGTTAGGTACGGTTCTTTTAACTAGTGTAGTGCTGCTCAGTCAGATGCTTCATGCTTCAATAAAAAAACAACAGTTTGATCAATTTGGGTATACCGATATTATGGTGGGATATAGGACTGCTGAACAAGGGCTTACCCCAGAACAAATGGATCAAATTACGAGCAGTACGATGGTACAAGGTTTTGCGCAAATATTGGCAGCGCCTAAAATCCCTGGACTCTCTCCTGATTTTTATGTTGTTGGGGTTGATAATTCCGAAATTGCCAGATCGACTTATAAATTTACGCAAGCCCTGGAACCCTATGAAATTGTGTTAACTGAGAGACTTGCCGAACGTTGGGATGTCGAATTACACGGTAAAACATCCATACCGTCTATTCCATCTTCACAGCCCTGGGTCGTAAAGGAAATTATCCCTGATCTTTACGGACCAGACGGCCCGTTGCCGGACTATGCCATTTTTCATTTGCAATCCCTGCAAGAGATTGCAGGAAGCGACGTAAAAGTTAATCTTCTATTGATAGATTTAGTCAAAGATCATGATAAGCAAAGGTTTTCGCGGTTTGTGAAGGATAACTTAGATCCCATACCGGATGTGGATATTGTAGGTAACCATGAAGAGGGAGAAAAATTAAATAGTTTTCTCGTCATCGGATATGCATTAGGCATTATGGTTTTGTTCGCCAGTGGTTTTATGATGCTGAGTAGTTTCTACATTACTGTACAACAGAGAAAAAAAGAGTTAGCTCTTCTACGTATGATCGGTGGAAGTCCGAGTCAATTGAAGTTGATGGTCTGTATAGAGGGGTTGGCGATTGCCATTATCGGGTCATTTCTCGGCTCGCTTATGGGTGTATTATTAACAAAGTTAACTATAAACTGGATGGCCTGGTATCTTGCGATCCCATTATTTTCAGTGTCAATTTCATATAAGTACGTTGCGGTCACTGCAATAAGCATCGCTTTATTTGTTTTTTTAACTTCCTTGATTCCTGCCCATAAAGCCTCAAAAGTTCTGCCCATGGAATTCCTTAATGAGATACTTGATGAAAATTTGCGTCCTCGGAATACTCAGAAATGGATAGCGGTCGGGTTATTGGTGATTAGTCTTCTTTGCGCAGGTATAGGCAGATGGGGGGATCAGGAAAGTTCCTTGCATGTTCTGTTCTATGTTGTAGGAGGATTAATGATCTCCAGCTCCCTTTATATGTTAACTCCCTTTTGGATATCACCTGTTTTGCGCATATTGTCCCCGCTCCTTGAACGAGTAGCAGGCATAGAATCCAAAATTGCTGTTCAAAATCTGATTTTCCAACGAGCCCAAAGTACATTGGCTGTTATTATCATTGGTTTATCCATGACATTGACTATTCCGATTGTCACTATTTATACATGGATTGGAGATAACATGTTGAAGCAAATAGAGTCAAATTACATCTCTGATATTTTAGTATCGAGCAATAAAAGCATGCGTTCCACTGTTCCGTTGGAAATACAAGAAGATTTGCAACGAATACCAGGTGTGAAAACGGCTATTGCGGTTAGCGTCAATCGGACATTAATTCTGGATAATTATGATTTCTCAAAGAGCAATCAGAGATGGTTGAATTTAAAGTCATCCCCTTCTCCATTTTTTAAAGATGAACACAATAAACCTGTTTTGAAACGAGAAGTGGCGAACTATAAGCTGGTTCACATCCATTCTCTCGTTAAGGAACTTGATCTGCAATTGCCACAAGAGATCGAATCACAAAATGCGGTAATGATAACAGCGCGTTACGCCGAAATGTTGGGTGTTAGGAAGGGGGATACTTTGGAATTTTCTATCGTTCCTTTAGTTTATAAAGAACCTTACCGCCAGATGAAGGTTACGATTGCAGCAGTATTAGATCAGTTGTATGCAAACGAAGACTCACTGCTGCTTTTGGATTGGAACAACTCTGCGCTCACAGGACTGGATCAACCCAATGTGCATAGTGTCATGCTATACGTCGATCCGACCCAGAAAACGCTTGTAGATCAGCATATAAAGATGCTTCAAACGAATAAATATGACGAAATCAATTGGAGCGACAAATCTACTCAGTTGCAGGAGCTGTCAAAGCAAATGTCCGAGCGCATTTTGATATTGGGAGCGACTTTTGTGTTGTTGCTCATAATGGGACTGAGCGGGATGGCTAATCATCTATCGGCCATCCTCCTGACTAAACGTCGTGAAATGTCTATACTTTGTATGATTAGCGCAACCCACGGTCAAATTCGGAAGATTGTTATCGTTCAGTGTGGATTATTTGGCATGATAGGAATTGTTATCGGAGTTATCACGGGGTGGCTCATCACTTTCTACTTTTCACAAATAGATCATGGTTACATTTTTAATGCAATAAGAGAACAAATATATATTGTAATATGTGTTGTGGTTTTTACTTTTATCTTATCGTTCCTATTAGGAAGCAAAGAAGCTAGAATGGTTTCTGAGTCCAAGAAGTCCAACATTCAAATGGATTAG
- a CDS encoding ABC transporter ATP-binding protein — MILEIENLSKFYTTHSEMTYVIKDINLAVSRGEFIVVMGKSGSGKTTLLQLVGALIEPSEGNIRVDGQSLQDISVEPYATQYRREKVGFIFQFFNLIASINAEDNVAMPLLLAGVKKKEAYDKARDLLEKVGLFNKRKQYPHTLSGGEQQRVAIARALVQNPCLLLADEPTGNLDSVTTTHILSLLVQLQKHRNQTILLVTHDPQVAAHADRVIFLHDGKLVLDHANDKACDHNKRVSVIVDLQLASQGRVDI; from the coding sequence GTGATTCTGGAAATAGAAAATCTCAGCAAATTCTATACAACGCATTCGGAAATGACATATGTCATTAAGGATATTAACCTAGCTGTATCACGTGGAGAATTCATTGTCGTCATGGGGAAAAGCGGCTCTGGTAAAACAACCTTACTACAACTTGTCGGAGCATTGATTGAACCGTCGGAAGGTAATATACGAGTCGATGGTCAATCTTTGCAAGATATTTCCGTTGAACCATATGCTACACAATACCGAAGAGAAAAGGTTGGATTCATATTCCAGTTTTTTAATCTCATTGCCTCAATTAATGCCGAAGACAATGTTGCCATGCCCTTGTTGCTGGCAGGCGTGAAGAAGAAAGAGGCTTACGATAAAGCGAGAGATCTGCTTGAGAAAGTAGGTTTGTTTAACAAAAGAAAACAATATCCTCACACTTTATCGGGTGGGGAGCAGCAACGTGTCGCGATCGCGAGAGCCCTCGTGCAAAATCCTTGCCTATTGCTTGCTGACGAACCAACAGGAAATTTGGATTCGGTAACGACCACTCATATTTTGTCTTTGCTGGTTCAACTTCAGAAACATCGTAATCAGACCATTCTGTTAGTTACTCACGATCCTCAAGTGGCCGCTCACGCGGATCGGGTCATTTTTTTACACGATGGCAAACTGGTTCTTGATCATGCTAATGATAAGGCATGTGACCACAATAAACGGGTGTCGGTTATCGTCGATCTTCAACTTGCATCGCAAGGAAGGGTTGATATCTGA
- a CDS encoding DUF998 domain-containing protein, which translates to MNDLQTLGRLVGAWHISGGAEGTVTYGWMEGGYASSMTTVLTMGGGTKLAKPLLVAKPVSATASRWAQVSVLSGTLFFLILCSLHLLQPEFDPTWRFISEYALGSFGWMMQLAFGLLAAAQISVAITILPQIRTITGYIGLGILGISAVGVLIAAVFVTDPISVSPVDATFSGKMHSIGAMLDYTPVAALLLSLSLARSNAWRPIRGRLFVSTGITLVAMIVFVLQIPQDGQFGPDVLAGLFGRLLIAADLGWHLIVGLHALKLRKQSL; encoded by the coding sequence ATGAACGATCTTCAAACGTTGGGCCGTTTGGTCGGCGCCTGGCATATCAGTGGCGGTGCTGAAGGGACGGTAACATATGGGTGGATGGAAGGCGGATATGCATCGTCGATGACAACAGTCTTGACTATGGGGGGGGGAACGAAATTGGCTAAACCGTTACTCGTTGCAAAACCAGTTTCAGCGACTGCTTCCAGATGGGCGCAGGTTTCCGTCCTTTCAGGGACATTATTCTTTCTGATCCTTTGCAGTCTCCATCTACTGCAGCCGGAATTCGACCCGACGTGGCGCTTTATAAGTGAATATGCGCTCGGCAGCTTCGGATGGATGATGCAGCTTGCATTCGGATTGTTGGCTGCTGCACAGATTAGCGTCGCAATAACAATTTTGCCGCAAATTCGAACCATCACGGGATACATTGGGCTGGGGATCCTTGGCATAAGTGCAGTCGGCGTCTTGATTGCGGCCGTCTTCGTCACCGATCCAATATCAGTGAGTCCGGTCGATGCGACGTTCAGCGGCAAGATGCATTCCATTGGCGCCATGCTCGATTATACACCTGTTGCAGCATTGTTGCTCAGCCTTTCGCTGGCTCGCAGCAACGCCTGGAGACCGATACGGGGACGGCTGTTTGTGAGCACCGGCATTACACTCGTCGCCATGATTGTATTCGTACTTCAAATCCCGCAAGATGGCCAGTTTGGTCCAGATGTTCTGGCAGGTCTGTTCGGCCGACTCTTGATTGCAGCCGATCTTGGCTGGCATTTGATCGTCGGATTGCACGCGCTGAAACTTCGTAAGCAGAGTTTGTAG
- a CDS encoding alpha/beta fold hydrolase, which translates to MVQVAGGQARLFGSSSGAVLALEAASQLGDQVTKLYLYEPPFIINDSRKRVPAEYVEHLNRLIEVGKRTEAVEYFASEALGIPGEFIDYMKADPSWQKMEQLSHTLAYDGLIMGNTQSGKPLPADRWVVKASTIIIVGENSEPFLHDAASALAERLPQAGIHTLPGQDHSAVVMAPEVLAKAIAEFGL; encoded by the coding sequence TTGGTTCAAGTCGCAGGCGGCCAAGCCCGCCTGTTCGGAAGTTCGTCCGGCGCGGTATTAGCTCTTGAGGCGGCAAGCCAATTGGGAGATCAAGTTACAAAACTGTATCTATATGAACCGCCGTTCATCATCAATGACAGCAGAAAGCGAGTGCCTGCAGAATACGTTGAGCATTTGAATAGGTTGATCGAAGTCGGCAAACGGACCGAAGCAGTCGAGTATTTTGCATCCGAGGCTCTCGGCATTCCGGGGGAATTTATCGACTATATGAAAGCCGACCCATCATGGCAAAAAATGGAGCAGCTCTCACACACACTGGCGTATGACGGCCTGATTATGGGGAACACACAGTCAGGCAAGCCGCTGCCGGCCGATAGATGGGTTGTGAAAGCCTCCACGATAATCATCGTTGGCGAGAACAGTGAACCGTTCCTTCATGACGCAGCTAGTGCACTTGCTGAACGGTTACCTCAGGCTGGTATACATACGCTGCCTGGTCAAGATCATTCCGCCGTTGTGATGGCGCCAGAAGTCCTGGCCAAGGCTATCGCCGAATTCGGTCTGTAA
- a CDS encoding ArsR/SmtB family transcription factor, with product MNTSAMQLTLLTLAEPNRFKIVELLKQRPRSVGEIVQALGISQPHVSRHLRILGEAGLVKARSKAQQRIYSLEAAPFKELDEWFDSFSILWEERLDNFEDYMLDYKKKEDL from the coding sequence ATGAATACATCAGCTATGCAGTTAACATTACTTACGCTCGCCGAGCCGAATCGGTTTAAAATTGTTGAACTGTTAAAACAAAGACCGCGCTCGGTGGGGGAAATCGTTCAAGCCCTAGGTATTAGCCAGCCGCATGTGTCTCGCCATTTGCGCATATTGGGCGAGGCCGGGCTGGTGAAAGCCCGCAGTAAGGCACAGCAGCGAATATATAGCCTTGAAGCCGCTCCTTTCAAGGAACTGGACGAATGGTTTGATTCCTTCAGCATCCTGTGGGAAGAACGTCTCGACAATTTCGAGGACTATATGCTCGACTACAAAAAGAAGGAGGATTTATGA
- a CDS encoding helix-turn-helix domain-containing protein produces MKLLSDIEHRTRCIRKENNLNQIQFAKGIGISQGNLSEIEMGNINPSAKRLSQSEHIIM; encoded by the coding sequence GTGAAATTATTGAGTGACATTGAACATAGAACAAGATGTATCCGTAAAGAGAATAATTTAAACCAAATTCAGTTTGCAAAAGGTATAGGCATTTCTCAAGGAAATCTGAGTGAAATTGAAATGGGGAATATTAATCCTTCTGCGAAACGCTTATCTCAATCCGAACACATTATAATGTAA